One region of Bdellovibrio bacteriovorus genomic DNA includes:
- the rimO gene encoding 30S ribosomal protein S12 methylthiotransferase RimO, with amino-acid sequence MKQETTQNNKVHFISLGCPKNLVDSEIMAGTLMKDGYQVVGEAEEADTVIVNTCGFIEDSKKESIQRILDMSDLKQEGKIKKVVVAGCLTQRYKDDLVEGLPEADLFVGSGEFQNIAKILKNSDAGDTKKTFFNLPTYLQEEATPRVNSQPGHRAYLKISEGCMKRCAFCAIPLIRGNLQSRSIDAIVAEAKLLVAGGVKELIIISHDFTDYGWDIRRKDPTRKESPVELLKALDQVEGLQWIRLMYLYPDGITPEMVQVIKNSKKIVKYFDMPLQHINDAVLKSMNRKMTRDEVETALMNIREHIPEAVIRTQFIVGFPGETQEQFEELLQFVAEQQFDRVGCFKYSPEENTPGGRMENQIDEETKQFRHDALMEIQQNISREKHADFVGKTIDVIVEGFSEETDLLLQGRFWGQAPDIDGVVLINEGEAQVGDMVKVHITDSMEYDLLGGIVTEN; translated from the coding sequence ATGAAACAAGAGACAACTCAAAACAACAAAGTTCATTTTATCTCTTTAGGTTGTCCAAAGAATCTTGTCGACAGTGAGATCATGGCCGGTACTTTGATGAAGGACGGCTACCAAGTTGTTGGCGAAGCTGAAGAAGCGGACACGGTGATCGTAAACACTTGTGGTTTCATCGAAGATTCAAAAAAAGAATCCATCCAAAGAATTTTGGATATGAGTGACCTTAAGCAAGAAGGCAAAATTAAAAAAGTCGTTGTCGCAGGTTGCTTAACTCAGCGTTATAAAGACGACCTTGTTGAAGGTTTGCCGGAAGCAGACCTTTTCGTAGGTTCTGGTGAATTCCAAAACATCGCAAAGATTCTTAAAAATTCCGATGCGGGCGATACGAAGAAAACATTCTTTAATCTTCCCACTTATCTTCAAGAAGAAGCAACTCCGCGCGTGAACTCTCAACCGGGTCACCGTGCTTATTTGAAAATTTCTGAAGGTTGCATGAAGCGTTGTGCTTTCTGTGCGATTCCTTTGATTCGCGGAAACCTTCAATCTCGTTCGATTGATGCTATCGTCGCTGAAGCAAAACTTTTAGTCGCAGGTGGAGTTAAAGAACTCATCATTATCAGCCATGACTTCACAGACTACGGTTGGGATATCCGCCGTAAAGATCCAACTCGCAAAGAAAGCCCGGTCGAGTTGCTGAAAGCTTTGGATCAAGTTGAAGGTCTTCAATGGATCCGTTTGATGTATTTGTATCCAGATGGAATCACTCCTGAGATGGTTCAAGTGATCAAAAACAGCAAAAAGATCGTGAAGTACTTCGACATGCCTTTACAGCACATCAATGACGCTGTTCTTAAGAGTATGAACCGTAAGATGACTCGTGATGAAGTCGAAACGGCTTTGATGAATATCCGTGAGCACATCCCAGAAGCTGTGATCCGCACGCAATTTATCGTAGGTTTCCCAGGTGAAACTCAAGAACAGTTCGAAGAACTTTTGCAATTCGTAGCTGAACAACAATTCGACCGCGTTGGTTGCTTTAAGTATTCTCCAGAAGAGAACACTCCGGGCGGCCGCATGGAAAATCAAATTGATGAAGAAACAAAACAGTTCCGTCACGATGCTTTAATGGAAATTCAGCAAAATATTTCTCGCGAAAAACACGCGGATTTTGTGGGTAAAACTATCGACGTGATCGTAGAAGGCTTCAGTGAAGAGACTGACTTGTTATTGCAAGGCCGTTTCTGGGGTCAAGCTCCGGACATCGATGGAGTTGTTCTTATCAATGAAGGTGAAGCACAAGTCGGTGACATGGTTAAAGTTCACATCACCGATAGTATGGAATACGATCTTCTAGGTGGTATCGTCACCGAAAATTAG
- a CDS encoding LolA family protein: MFKRISILFFLMTFSWGVFAATGNGTLQKVSKKYRNAKLVEMSVEKSVKSELLGKETKHEGKIFLANGKFRWENTKPEQTLLVFDGSTIWSEQTPPKEFGGPVQVAKGKVDKKTRSHILISSLLGTDLEKNFKVQKEEKAGDLVKLDVTPLYDDLTVKSMQVVINPKDSTLNEISYKDDIGNLTTLKFSDIEFKKKEKKSLFKYQPPKGAQVTDL; the protein is encoded by the coding sequence ATGTTTAAAAGAATCAGTATCTTGTTTTTCCTAATGACCTTTTCCTGGGGTGTTTTTGCGGCAACGGGAAATGGGACTCTTCAAAAAGTTTCTAAGAAATATCGTAACGCCAAGCTTGTGGAAATGAGCGTGGAAAAGTCTGTGAAGTCAGAACTTTTGGGCAAAGAAACAAAGCACGAAGGAAAAATCTTTTTAGCGAACGGCAAGTTCCGCTGGGAAAACACAAAACCAGAACAAACTCTTTTGGTTTTCGATGGTTCGACGATTTGGAGTGAGCAAACTCCTCCAAAAGAATTCGGCGGACCTGTTCAAGTAGCTAAAGGTAAAGTCGATAAAAAAACTAGGTCGCATATTTTGATTTCTTCGCTTCTGGGAACGGATTTAGAAAAGAACTTTAAAGTTCAGAAGGAAGAAAAAGCGGGCGATCTTGTGAAGCTCGATGTAACCCCGCTGTACGATGATCTGACGGTGAAGTCGATGCAAGTCGTGATAAACCCGAAAGACAGCACGCTGAACGAGATTTCTTATAAAGACGATATCGGAAATCTGACGACACTGAAGTTTTCGGACATCGAGTTTAAGAAAAAAGAAAAGAAAAGCTTATTTAAATACCAACCGCCTAAAGGTGCACAGGTGACGGATCTATGA
- a CDS encoding protein-glutamine glutaminase family protein has translation MKLFALILTLGLSLQTFAAHRGLSPVRRAGETYQQARDRHFFNWNFKIPSPFPSPFDDHQEEMSFGSPVDRYKKPLKNLDLSEIPDVGSYADLEREFKYVRDSRFIQTDDPSFPRRLTWMYPDDGCYARAEMAKIELVEHNFPAPKKIFVFGNLHAITKNSPTGDVMWWYHVAVTYRVGNEAYVFDPAIEPTRPLKLTEWNDKVGGTRSNVQYSICHKDTFDPSQDCVKPHALTEQEALSEQVSFLEYEWDRVKDLGRDPYKELGEFPPWSVVH, from the coding sequence ATGAAACTTTTTGCTCTGATTCTTACTTTGGGTCTTTCACTTCAAACCTTCGCAGCTCACCGTGGTCTTTCGCCAGTTCGCAGGGCAGGTGAAACTTACCAACAAGCTCGTGACCGCCATTTCTTTAATTGGAATTTTAAAATCCCTTCTCCATTCCCATCGCCATTTGATGATCATCAAGAAGAGATGTCTTTTGGCTCACCAGTGGATAGATATAAAAAGCCCTTGAAGAATTTAGATCTTAGCGAAATTCCCGATGTGGGCTCTTACGCGGATCTAGAACGTGAATTCAAATATGTTCGCGACTCCCGTTTCATTCAAACAGACGATCCATCATTTCCTCGCCGCTTAACATGGATGTATCCAGATGATGGCTGTTACGCTCGTGCGGAAATGGCGAAGATTGAATTGGTTGAACACAATTTCCCTGCGCCTAAAAAGATTTTTGTGTTCGGAAATCTGCACGCAATCACGAAGAACTCCCCAACGGGAGATGTTATGTGGTGGTATCACGTGGCAGTGACTTACAGAGTGGGTAACGAAGCCTACGTTTTTGACCCAGCGATTGAACCAACACGTCCGTTGAAACTGACAGAATGGAATGACAAAGTCGGCGGCACTCGCTCGAACGTTCAATACTCCATTTGCCACAAAGATACGTTTGACCCTTCCCAAGACTGTGTGAAACCGCACGCATTGACTGAGCAGGAAGCGTTGAGCGAACAGGTTTCTTTCTTAGAATACGAATGGGACCGCGTGAAAGACTTGGGTCGTGATCCTTACAAGGAACTGGGTGAATTCCCACCTTGGTCTGTAGTTCACTAG
- a CDS encoding 23S rRNA (pseudouridine(1915)-N(3))-methyltransferase RlmH produces the protein MKFILYNLATAKEAWADEVSELYKKKISFFIPFEIQSLKAKKSAREDADFKRNEESELILKNINSDDFVVLFDERGSAFDSIQFSKKIENILGSSKKRSIFIIGGAFGVNEDVRKRADLKVALSPMVMNHLMAQAMSLEQIYRAFTIIKKIPYHNI, from the coding sequence ATGAAATTCATTTTGTACAATCTCGCGACGGCCAAAGAGGCATGGGCTGATGAGGTCAGCGAGTTGTACAAAAAGAAGATCTCTTTCTTTATTCCCTTTGAAATTCAAAGTCTGAAAGCAAAAAAATCCGCTCGTGAAGATGCTGATTTTAAACGCAACGAAGAATCCGAACTCATTCTTAAGAATATCAATAGCGACGATTTCGTCGTTCTTTTTGATGAGCGCGGATCAGCCTTTGACTCCATTCAGTTTTCTAAAAAAATCGAAAACATTCTGGGAAGTTCCAAAAAGCGCTCTATTTTTATTATTGGTGGGGCGTTTGGTGTTAACGAAGACGTCCGAAAAAGAGCCGATCTGAAGGTGGCGCTGTCGCCCATGGTGATGAATCACTTAATGGCGCAGGCGATGAGCTTAGAGCAAATCTACCGCGCCTTTACGATCATCAAAAAAATTCCGTACCACAATATCTAG
- the nadD gene encoding nicotinate (nicotinamide) nucleotide adenylyltransferase, producing MKIGIFGGSFNPPHMGHINAIQTVAKKVGLQKVHIVPAAQNPLKTPVEGPTAEQRLELTRLAFEQYGETYFVDDQEIKRGGMSYTIDTVLNLRKTYDANDLYLVVGADKFEELSQWKDYQKLLSEVNLVVTTRPGYETPESLDEMPGYLKPMVSDFDFNFIELNTGRNIQFITLRDIEISASELRKWLRTGKPVEKYLPLAVESYIKDHKLYRNLGDRIGDFKKFSEFCANVLFAKKGINVRGFDLTGIAAPSEYTLIASGTSTRHAAAMAENIVMAVKEEYNVHPQSVEGIDEGRWVLVDYGSLIVHIFYDFVRQEYSLENLWREGKDLGFKDPYLGKGEAQ from the coding sequence ATGAAAATAGGTATTTTTGGTGGAAGTTTTAATCCTCCGCATATGGGCCACATCAACGCTATTCAAACAGTAGCGAAAAAAGTCGGCCTTCAAAAAGTTCACATCGTTCCTGCGGCTCAAAACCCTTTGAAAACTCCGGTTGAGGGTCCAACAGCAGAACAACGTTTGGAACTAACTCGCCTAGCCTTTGAACAATATGGCGAGACTTACTTCGTAGACGATCAAGAAATCAAACGCGGTGGCATGAGCTACACGATTGATACAGTTTTGAATCTTCGTAAAACTTACGACGCTAACGATCTTTATTTGGTTGTTGGCGCGGATAAGTTTGAAGAGCTTTCTCAATGGAAAGACTATCAAAAGCTTCTTTCTGAAGTGAATTTGGTGGTTACGACTCGTCCTGGTTACGAAACTCCAGAATCTTTAGATGAAATGCCAGGCTACTTAAAGCCGATGGTTTCAGATTTTGATTTCAACTTTATCGAGTTGAATACCGGCCGTAATATTCAGTTCATCACTTTGCGTGATATCGAAATTTCTGCAAGTGAGCTTCGTAAGTGGTTGCGCACGGGTAAACCGGTTGAAAAATATCTTCCGCTAGCTGTTGAATCTTACATCAAAGATCACAAGCTTTATCGTAACTTGGGTGACCGTATCGGGGACTTTAAAAAGTTCTCTGAATTCTGCGCGAACGTCTTGTTTGCTAAGAAAGGCATCAACGTCCGTGGCTTTGACTTAACGGGAATTGCAGCTCCAAGCGAATACACTTTGATTGCGTCAGGTACTTCCACTCGTCACGCAGCGGCTATGGCTGAAAACATCGTGATGGCGGTAAAAGAAGAATACAACGTGCATCCACAAAGTGTGGAAGGTATCGACGAAGGACGCTGGGTTCTTGTGGACTACGGTTCTTTGATCGTTCACATCTTCTATGATTTCGTTCGTCAGGAATACAGCCTTGAAAACCTTTGGAGAGAAGGCAAAGACCTCGGCTTCAAAGATCCTTACTTGGGTAAGGGCGAGGCTCAGTAA
- the obgE gene encoding GTPase ObgE — MKFIDEVKISLASGRGGPGCVSYRRESLMPRGGPDGGNGGKGGDVIIRTSKHINSLVDIRQNKRYAAQNGQMGMGRQKSGHNGEDLVMIVPEGTVIRTLEGEIIVDMTGISEYVLLKGGRGGMGNEFFKTSVNQAPDYAQPGEDGEEIEVKLELKLIADVGIIGFPNAGKSTLISRISAARPKIADYPFTTLTPNLGVVKAGDYTSFVVADIPGLVKGAHEGVGLGIQFLKHIERTRLFIHLIDASGMSGRDPVEDYLDINNELKMYDTNNEDKEGFFPLATRPQFVVLNKIDTLSETQLMKLKNKFKDISGQEPYAISAVTGKNIKEFIQELARQIMQEEEE, encoded by the coding sequence ATGAAGTTTATCGATGAAGTAAAAATATCTCTTGCGTCAGGCCGAGGCGGCCCTGGTTGCGTCAGCTATCGCCGCGAGTCGCTTATGCCACGCGGTGGTCCTGATGGTGGTAACGGTGGAAAAGGCGGCGACGTCATTATCCGTACATCTAAACATATCAATTCTCTTGTCGATATTCGTCAGAACAAAAGATATGCGGCTCAAAATGGCCAGATGGGCATGGGTCGACAAAAATCCGGTCACAATGGTGAAGATCTGGTGATGATTGTTCCAGAGGGAACAGTGATCCGCACTCTTGAGGGCGAAATCATCGTCGATATGACGGGAATTTCTGAGTACGTTTTGCTTAAAGGCGGACGTGGCGGAATGGGTAACGAGTTTTTCAAAACAAGTGTGAATCAAGCTCCGGACTATGCACAACCTGGCGAAGACGGTGAAGAGATTGAAGTTAAGCTTGAGTTGAAATTGATCGCCGACGTGGGAATCATTGGTTTTCCAAATGCTGGAAAGTCCACTTTGATATCGCGCATCTCTGCGGCTCGTCCGAAGATTGCGGATTATCCTTTTACAACTTTGACTCCGAACTTGGGTGTCGTCAAAGCCGGTGACTACACGTCATTCGTCGTTGCGGATATCCCAGGATTAGTGAAGGGCGCGCACGAAGGCGTTGGTTTAGGAATTCAATTCCTAAAGCACATCGAACGCACGCGTCTTTTCATTCACTTGATTGATGCTTCCGGTATGTCGGGGCGTGATCCAGTGGAAGATTATTTAGATATTAATAACGAGCTTAAGATGTACGACACCAACAACGAAGACAAAGAAGGATTCTTCCCTCTTGCCACGCGTCCTCAGTTTGTTGTGCTCAACAAGATCGACACATTAAGCGAAACACAACTGATGAAACTTAAGAATAAGTTCAAAGATATTTCGGGCCAAGAGCCTTATGCAATCTCGGCAGTGACGGGCAAAAATATCAAAGAATTTATTCAAGAACTTGCTCGTCAAATCATGCAAGAGGAAGAAGAATAA
- the rpmA gene encoding 50S ribosomal protein L27 — protein MASKKAGGSTKNGRDSQSKRLGVKRFGGEKVLPGTIIVRQRGTKFHLGNNVKMGRDYTIYSVIEGLVKFERFSKERFKISVYPKAV, from the coding sequence ATGGCAAGTAAAAAAGCCGGTGGTAGTACAAAGAACGGTCGTGATTCACAGAGTAAACGCTTAGGTGTAAAACGCTTCGGTGGTGAAAAAGTTCTTCCAGGAACAATCATTGTTCGTCAACGTGGAACAAAATTCCACTTGGGTAACAATGTTAAAATGGGTCGTGACTACACGATCTATTCTGTTATCGAAGGTCTTGTTAAGTTTGAACGTTTCTCTAAAGAACGTTTCAAAATTAGCGTTTATCCAAAAGCTGTTTAA
- the rplU gene encoding 50S ribosomal protein L21: MYAIIRTGGKQYKVQAGDVLQVDKLEQALGAEFEINEVLMVGGESTAVGQPLVKGAKVTVVVTKQAKTRKQIVFKKKRRQGYRKFATHKQEFTELFVKAISFDGKTAKTDESAKVVDVAAVRAEKAQARVAARKERAANKGTAEVVKKAAKKVAKKKVAKKAVKKTAKKATGAKKKAAKKTSKKA; this comes from the coding sequence ATGTACGCGATTATTCGTACAGGCGGTAAGCAATATAAAGTTCAAGCTGGTGACGTTCTTCAAGTAGATAAGCTTGAGCAAGCACTTGGCGCAGAGTTTGAAATCAACGAAGTTTTGATGGTTGGTGGTGAGTCCACTGCTGTTGGTCAACCTCTTGTAAAAGGCGCGAAAGTAACTGTTGTAGTTACAAAACAAGCTAAAACAAGAAAACAAATCGTCTTCAAAAAGAAGCGTCGTCAAGGTTACAGAAAGTTCGCAACTCACAAACAAGAGTTCACAGAGCTTTTTGTTAAGGCGATCTCTTTCGACGGTAAAACTGCGAAAACAGATGAATCTGCAAAAGTAGTAGACGTAGCAGCAGTTCGTGCAGAAAAAGCACAAGCTCGCGTAGCAGCTCGTAAAGAGCGTGCAGCGAACAAAGGAACTGCAGAAGTTGTTAAAAAAGCGGCTAAAAAAGTAGCGAAAAAGAAAGTTGCTAAGAAAGCAGTTAAAAAGACTGCAAAAAAAGCAACTGGCGCTAAGAAAAAAGCAGCTAAGAAAACTTCTAAGAAAGCATAA
- a CDS encoding helix-turn-helix domain-containing protein, whose translation MKKVGEFLKKSREARNLSQGDVSTHLGYNTPQFISNWERGLSLPPVTTLKSLAKLYKINADELFQMILEEHLEQTAESLRQKFEEENLKYSKQRKSRTALSGS comes from the coding sequence ATGAAGAAGGTTGGGGAATTTCTGAAAAAATCTCGCGAGGCTAGGAATCTTTCTCAGGGAGATGTTTCCACCCACCTCGGCTACAACACCCCTCAGTTCATCTCAAATTGGGAACGCGGTCTTTCTCTTCCCCCCGTCACCACTCTAAAAAGCCTCGCAAAACTTTACAAAATAAATGCTGACGAACTTTTTCAAATGATTTTGGAAGAGCATCTTGAACAGACAGCAGAATCTCTTCGCCAAAAATTTGAGGAAGAGAATCTAAAATATTCTAAACAAAGAAAATCTCGTACTGCTCTAAGTGGTAGTTAG
- a CDS encoding Rne/Rng family ribonuclease, translating into MSAEILINVRPQETRVAYVDGGILSDLKIERKTSPTLVGSIHRGTVLRVLPGMQAAFVDIGLEKAAFLYVGDIREDVDDNFLSDVDREEPLEMEGDDDKLPSHQNKTPIQDLLKEGQSILVQVAKDPLGTKGARLTTHLSLPGRFVVFLPTVRHLGISRRIEDETERERLRKLVQKINPSGGVIVRTAGEGASEEMLKADIEYLDRLSKEIFKNYEKKKTPGMVHTELDVELRALRDLMSEDVTSVWVDNIEIHKKVVKFVSQFMPKYKQNIVLYEEQKPLFDLYDIDIEISRSMERKIWLKSGGYIVIDEAEALVVIDVNTGKFVGKKDLEDTILKTNLEAVRETAHQLRIRNCGGIIIIDFIDMEKESHREKVLEALAEELGRDRARTNIVSMSQLGLVEMTRKRIRPSLIKTLCEPCSYCDGKGYIKRKSTVANEIFRELERDADMLINKKTNVVIHCHSGVVDWIYEVEGESLESIEKKLGRSVAFKIEPNYHLEQYEIFFV; encoded by the coding sequence GTGTCAGCTGAAATTCTCATCAATGTGAGACCTCAAGAAACTCGTGTGGCCTATGTCGATGGCGGCATTCTTTCTGATTTAAAAATTGAACGTAAAACTTCGCCGACCTTGGTCGGGTCGATTCATCGCGGGACCGTACTAAGAGTTCTTCCTGGAATGCAGGCAGCCTTCGTGGATATCGGCTTAGAAAAAGCGGCCTTTCTTTATGTCGGCGATATCCGTGAAGACGTGGACGACAACTTCTTGTCTGATGTTGATCGTGAGGAACCCTTGGAAATGGAAGGGGATGACGACAAACTTCCTTCACATCAAAATAAAACTCCTATTCAGGATTTATTAAAAGAAGGTCAGTCCATTTTAGTTCAGGTAGCTAAAGATCCCTTGGGAACGAAAGGTGCGCGCTTGACGACGCATCTGTCTTTGCCAGGTCGTTTCGTCGTGTTTTTGCCGACTGTACGCCACTTAGGAATTTCTCGCCGTATTGAAGATGAGACAGAACGTGAACGCCTGCGTAAGCTGGTACAAAAAATCAATCCTTCCGGGGGTGTGATCGTACGTACCGCAGGCGAGGGCGCCTCTGAAGAGATGTTGAAAGCGGACATCGAATACTTAGATCGTCTTAGTAAAGAAATTTTCAAAAACTATGAAAAGAAAAAAACACCGGGCATGGTTCACACCGAACTTGATGTCGAGCTGCGTGCGCTTCGTGATTTGATGTCTGAAGATGTGACCAGCGTGTGGGTTGATAATATCGAAATTCACAAAAAAGTTGTGAAGTTCGTTTCTCAGTTCATGCCCAAGTACAAACAAAACATCGTACTTTACGAAGAACAAAAACCTCTTTTTGATTTGTACGACATTGATATTGAAATTTCTCGCTCGATGGAAAGAAAGATCTGGTTAAAGTCCGGCGGTTACATCGTGATTGATGAAGCCGAAGCACTCGTAGTCATTGACGTGAATACGGGTAAGTTCGTCGGGAAAAAAGATCTTGAAGACACCATCTTAAAAACCAATCTGGAAGCGGTTCGCGAGACGGCGCACCAACTGCGCATTCGTAACTGCGGCGGTATCATCATCATCGATTTCATCGATATGGAAAAAGAATCTCACCGCGAAAAAGTTTTAGAAGCTTTGGCCGAAGAATTAGGGCGCGATCGCGCACGCACAAACATCGTTTCTATGTCTCAGTTGGGTCTTGTAGAGATGACTCGTAAGCGCATTCGTCCAAGTCTTATTAAGACCTTGTGTGAGCCTTGCTCTTACTGTGATGGAAAAGGTTATATTAAACGTAAATCCACAGTAGCGAATGAAATCTTCCGCGAACTAGAGCGTGATGCCGACATGCTTATCAATAAGAAAACCAATGTCGTCATTCATTGTCACAGCGGTGTCGTGGATTGGATTTATGAAGTCGAAGGCGAAAGCCTTGAAAGCATCGAGAAAAAACTCGGGCGCTCAGTGGCCTTCAAGATCGAGCCTAACTACCACTTAGAGCAGTACGAGATTTTCTTTGTTTAG
- a CDS encoding type IV pilus twitching motility protein PilT yields MATIDELFKLMVEQGASDLHITSGAPPYLRLHGNMIPLNYRELTNQDVQGLLFEILSEKQKKAFVEKWELDFAYTLSGIGRFRCNIFMQRKGLGAVMRIIPEKIKTAQELGLPPAVMDMIDCDRGLILVTGPTGSGKSTTLAAMIHQINATREAHIITVEDPIEFVHPNLKALVNQREVGSHTKSFANALKAALREDPDILLVGELRDLETISLALTAAETGHIVFGTLHTNSAAKTVDRIIDVFPAGQQQQIRTMLAESLRGVVAQTLFSRADGQGRVAAYEIMRNTKAISNLIREGKVHQIPSAMQTGSSQGMVLFEKYIEDLVRKGKVSAADAKTFLGQAGGGDTTIQGTLAGGSAPRTKVG; encoded by the coding sequence ATGGCAACAATTGATGAACTGTTCAAACTCATGGTGGAACAAGGAGCCTCCGACTTGCACATTACAAGCGGCGCACCTCCGTATTTGCGTCTCCATGGAAACATGATTCCGTTGAACTATCGCGAATTGACGAACCAAGACGTACAAGGTTTGCTCTTCGAGATTCTTTCTGAGAAGCAGAAAAAAGCCTTCGTCGAAAAATGGGAACTGGATTTTGCCTACACCCTTTCAGGCATCGGACGTTTTCGTTGCAATATCTTTATGCAAAGAAAAGGTCTTGGCGCCGTTATGCGTATCATTCCAGAAAAAATCAAAACGGCACAAGAATTGGGTTTACCTCCAGCAGTGATGGACATGATCGATTGCGATCGTGGTTTGATTCTAGTTACCGGCCCCACGGGTTCGGGTAAATCAACAACGCTCGCTGCGATGATCCATCAGATCAACGCCACTCGTGAAGCGCATATCATCACGGTGGAAGACCCGATCGAGTTCGTACATCCCAACTTAAAAGCCTTGGTGAATCAACGTGAAGTTGGAAGTCACACGAAAAGTTTCGCGAACGCCTTGAAAGCGGCTCTGCGTGAAGACCCAGATATCTTGCTTGTCGGTGAGTTGCGTGACTTAGAAACTATTTCGTTAGCTTTGACGGCTGCAGAAACAGGTCACATCGTGTTTGGTACTCTTCACACGAACAGTGCTGCTAAAACTGTCGATCGTATCATTGACGTTTTCCCTGCGGGTCAACAACAACAAATCCGTACGATGCTTGCAGAAAGTTTGCGTGGAGTCGTCGCGCAAACACTTTTCTCGCGCGCCGATGGACAAGGTCGTGTGGCCGCTTACGAAATCATGCGTAATACAAAAGCCATCTCGAACTTGATTCGTGAAGGTAAAGTCCATCAAATCCCTTCAGCCATGCAAACGGGCTCAAGTCAGGGTATGGTGCTTTTCGAAAAATACATCGAAGACTTGGTTCGCAAAGGAAAAGTTTCTGCAGCCGATGCAAAAACTTTCTTGGGTCAAGCTGGCGGTGGCGATACAACGATTCAAGGAACTCTGGCGGGAGGCTCTGCCCCACGCAC